A portion of the Flavobacterium limnophilum genome contains these proteins:
- a CDS encoding bifunctional nuclease family protein, with translation MSLVKLSIKGISYSQTQNGAYALILNEVDGERKLPIVIGAFEAQSIAIALEKEIKPPRPLTHDLFKNFAERFDIVVKQVIIHKLVDGVFYSSIICERDKIEEIIDARTSDAIALALRFNAPIFTYKNILDKAGIYLKANPLETDKGSQEIDDVLSNPETFGLGEESNKSGETYSKHSLQELNELLDQAVEHEDYEKAAKIRDEISRRQ, from the coding sequence ATGAGCTTAGTTAAATTATCCATAAAAGGAATTTCATATAGTCAAACCCAAAACGGGGCTTATGCCTTGATTTTAAACGAGGTTGATGGCGAAAGAAAGTTGCCCATCGTTATTGGCGCTTTCGAAGCTCAGTCCATTGCCATTGCCTTGGAAAAAGAAATAAAACCTCCTCGTCCTCTGACCCATGATTTATTCAAGAATTTTGCCGAGCGTTTTGATATTGTAGTGAAACAAGTCATTATTCACAAATTAGTGGATGGTGTTTTTTATTCGAGCATCATTTGCGAAAGAGACAAAATCGAAGAAATAATCGATGCCAGAACCTCTGATGCCATTGCATTGGCCTTACGATTTAACGCTCCTATTTTCACCTATAAAAACATTTTGGACAAAGCCGGTATCTACTTAAAGGCAAACCCATTGGAAACTGACAAAGGCAGCCAAGAAATAGATGATGTGCTATCCAATCCTGAAACTTTCGGACTTGGAGAAGAAAGCAATAAATCTGGAGAAACCTATTCGAAACACAGTTTGCAGGAATTAAACGAATTGCTGGATCAAGCCGTAGAACATGAAGACTATGAAAAGGCCGCAAAAATCAGGGACGAAATTTCGAGAAGACAGTAA
- a CDS encoding BamA/TamA family outer membrane protein: MKKISTKIATFIVIGIIISACDTVKRVPDGKLLLTKNEILVNDKATKDDDVINQLYQKPNSSVLGYRLRLNLFNIANPNPDSTFQAKFTKHPGKYERMSKWLSAKQVDRLGQSFWHKGIHDFLKKTGEAPVIIDTVRTNKSILRLKYYYFNNGYFGVKANYKLDSLSAKKAEIKYTINTGNAYFLDSLKTTIKTPALDSLFKEIKSEAFLKSGQQYKTKDFDEEKNRINTYFRNHGVYQFQPTYVTFDLDTLNTEKKVNVNLKINDYSFQENDTARTEPFKIYKISDVNIYTDYSAATVNSKITDSTSYNNFNLYSHSKLKYKPKAITDAVFITKGSVFADYRTVLTTRYLNNLKIFNYPTILYEVDKRDTTAQSLIAKVYLSPRKKYSLGTTLDVTHSNIQDIGIAGSITESIRNVFNGAETLEISGRGNIGSSKDLANPESKFFNVSEYGIDLKLNIPRIWFPFKTEKIIPKSMIPSSQLSAGLATQKNIGLDKENFTSSLSYNWNPKRNNTARFDLLNMQYVRNLNPQNYFNVYESSYDALNDIAKVYNTNPDWVDDNGNLTIEKGTTGFTNAVLSDNTALKPEDQEYKEVDNIEERRIRLTENDFIMATSYTFSKTTRKDLLDNNFYLFRTKIESAGSALSLISNAANLPKNANGNYEIFNLEYSEYVKTEFDFIKYWDLSKEKVIAFRSFFGIAIPYGNSNNIPFSRSYFAGGSNDNRAWQPYRLGPGSSGAVNDYNEANMKIALSAEFRFRILGSVKGAIFADAGNIWNVLDNVTNEKATFNSMADLKELALGTGFGLRYDLSFFVVRFDLGFKTYNPANEIDKRWFNDYDFAHSVFNFGINYPF, encoded by the coding sequence TTGAAAAAGATTAGCACAAAAATAGCAACATTTATTGTAATAGGAATAATTATCTCGGCTTGCGACACCGTAAAACGTGTTCCGGACGGCAAACTGCTTCTTACCAAAAATGAAATCTTGGTAAATGACAAAGCCACGAAGGACGACGATGTTATTAATCAATTGTACCAGAAACCCAACAGTTCCGTACTGGGTTATCGATTGCGATTGAATTTGTTCAATATTGCCAATCCCAATCCCGACTCCACTTTTCAAGCCAAGTTCACCAAACATCCCGGTAAATACGAACGAATGTCAAAATGGTTGTCGGCAAAACAAGTGGATCGACTAGGGCAATCTTTTTGGCATAAAGGAATTCATGACTTCTTGAAGAAAACAGGCGAAGCTCCGGTGATAATCGACACCGTAAGAACAAACAAATCAATTTTGAGATTGAAATACTATTATTTCAACAATGGTTACTTTGGAGTAAAAGCCAATTACAAATTAGACAGCCTAAGTGCTAAAAAAGCCGAAATAAAATACACCATAAATACCGGAAATGCCTATTTTCTGGATTCGCTAAAAACAACCATTAAAACTCCAGCACTAGATTCCTTGTTTAAAGAAATCAAATCAGAAGCCTTTTTAAAATCTGGGCAACAATATAAAACAAAAGATTTTGACGAAGAAAAAAACCGGATCAACACCTATTTTAGAAATCATGGCGTGTACCAATTTCAACCCACTTATGTCACTTTTGATTTAGATACACTAAACACCGAAAAAAAGGTAAACGTCAATTTAAAAATAAACGATTATTCCTTTCAAGAAAACGACACTGCCAGAACCGAACCTTTCAAAATATACAAAATAAGCGATGTAAACATTTATACCGATTATTCGGCAGCGACCGTCAACTCAAAAATCACGGACAGCACTTCCTACAACAATTTTAATCTATACAGCCACAGCAAATTAAAATACAAACCAAAAGCAATAACTGACGCCGTTTTCATCACAAAAGGAAGTGTATTTGCCGATTATCGAACCGTTTTGACAACACGCTATTTGAATAATTTGAAAATTTTCAATTATCCAACCATTCTATATGAAGTGGACAAACGGGACACCACCGCCCAATCCTTGATAGCAAAAGTATATTTATCGCCTCGAAAAAAATACAGTTTGGGCACCACGCTGGATGTAACCCATTCCAACATTCAAGATATTGGAATCGCCGGCAGTATCACGGAAAGTATCAGAAACGTATTCAACGGAGCCGAAACACTGGAAATTTCAGGCCGGGGAAATATTGGTTCCTCGAAAGATTTGGCGAATCCAGAAAGCAAATTTTTCAATGTCTCCGAATATGGAATCGATTTGAAACTGAATATTCCCAGAATATGGTTTCCTTTCAAGACCGAGAAAATCATTCCCAAAAGCATGATTCCTTCCTCGCAGCTTTCAGCAGGATTAGCCACACAAAAAAACATTGGATTGGACAAAGAGAATTTCACCAGTTCATTGTCCTATAATTGGAATCCTAAAAGAAACAATACGGCGCGTTTTGATTTACTAAACATGCAATATGTGCGAAATCTTAACCCTCAAAATTATTTCAATGTTTATGAATCCTCTTATGATGCCCTAAACGACATCGCAAAAGTTTACAATACGAACCCCGACTGGGTTGACGACAATGGAAATTTAACAATTGAAAAAGGAACAACGGGATTTACCAATGCTGTTTTGTCCGACAACACAGCCTTGAAACCTGAAGACCAAGAATACAAGGAGGTCGACAATATCGAAGAAAGAAGAATCAGGCTTACTGAAAACGATTTTATTATGGCCACTAGTTATACTTTTTCAAAAACAACTCGAAAAGACTTATTGGACAATAATTTTTATCTTTTTAGAACAAAAATAGAATCTGCGGGTTCTGCTTTGTCTTTGATTTCGAATGCGGCAAACTTGCCTAAAAACGCAAACGGCAATTATGAAATTTTTAATTTGGAATATTCAGAATACGTAAAAACAGAATTTGATTTTATCAAATATTGGGATTTATCCAAAGAAAAAGTGATTGCTTTTAGAAGCTTTTTTGGAATCGCCATTCCTTACGGAAATTCAAACAATATTCCTTTTTCACGAAGTTATTTTGCTGGAGGCTCGAATGACAACAGGGCATGGCAACCTTATCGTTTAGGTCCGGGAAGCAGTGGCGCGGTAAATGATTACAATGAAGCGAACATGAAAATTGCCTTGAGTGCCGAATTTAGATTCAGGATATTAGGCAGCGTAAAAGGAGCAATATTTGCCGACGCAGGCAATATTTGGAACGTACTTGACAATGTGACAAATGAAAAAGCAACCTTTAACAGCATGGCTGATTTAAAAGAATTGGCTTTAGGAACCGGCTTTGGTTTGCGTTATGATTTGAGTTTTTTCGTGGTCCGATTTGATTTAGGGTTTAAAACTTACAATCCAGCCAATGAAATTGATAAAAGATGGTTTAACGATTACGATTTCGCTCATTCTGTTTTTAATTTTGGTATAAATTATCCATTCTAA
- the ubiE gene encoding bifunctional demethylmenaquinone methyltransferase/2-methoxy-6-polyprenyl-1,4-benzoquinol methylase UbiE: MSKNITPYKDSTLSKKEQVASMFDTISGNYDNLNRVISFGIDVKWRKKVLQIVAKTNPETILDIATGTGDLAILMAQTKAEKIIGLDISAGMLEVGKKKIQDKNLSNTIEMVLADSENMPFEDNYFDAITVAFGVRNFENLEKGLAEILRVLKPNGVFVILETSVPDKTPYRQGYNFYSKNILPIIGKLFSKDNVAYGYLSESAAAFPYGEALNNILKKIGFIDVIALPQTFGVATIYSASKK; this comes from the coding sequence ATGTCAAAAAACATAACTCCCTATAAAGACTCCACTTTAAGCAAAAAAGAACAAGTCGCCTCAATGTTTGATACCATTTCCGGTAATTATGACAATCTTAATCGGGTTATTTCTTTTGGAATTGACGTGAAATGGCGCAAAAAAGTATTGCAAATTGTGGCCAAAACCAATCCTGAAACCATTTTGGACATTGCCACAGGAACGGGAGATTTGGCTATTTTGATGGCTCAAACCAAGGCCGAAAAAATTATTGGATTAGACATTTCGGCCGGAATGCTGGAAGTTGGAAAAAAGAAAATTCAAGACAAAAATTTATCCAACACCATAGAAATGGTTTTGGCCGATTCCGAAAACATGCCTTTTGAAGACAATTATTTTGATGCCATCACGGTGGCTTTTGGCGTCAGGAATTTCGAAAATCTGGAAAAAGGATTGGCAGAAATCTTGAGAGTCTTGAAACCAAATGGCGTTTTTGTCATCTTGGAAACTTCGGTACCGGACAAAACACCTTATAGACAAGGCTACAATTTTTACAGTAAAAACATTTTGCCTATTATTGGAAAATTATTCTCCAAAGACAATGTTGCCTATGGTTATTTATCAGAATCGGCGGCAGCTTTTCCTTATGGCGAAGCCTTAAACAATATTTTGAAAAAAATTGGGTTTATAGATGTAATTGCTTTGCCGCAAACATTTGGCGTGGCAACAATTTATTCAGCTTCCAAGAAATAA
- a CDS encoding isoamylase early set domain-containing protein — MSIKKQFIKTKPVCKVTFSVEAKEANLASVVGDFNNWNPTEGELSKLKNGTFKGVFDLPKDASYEFKYIIDGAYLNEPEADSFKWNDFAGAENGVLEV; from the coding sequence ATGTCAATAAAGAAACAATTTATAAAAACGAAACCAGTTTGTAAAGTTACATTTTCGGTTGAAGCCAAAGAGGCAAATCTTGCGTCGGTAGTTGGAGATTTTAATAATTGGAATCCGACAGAAGGAGAATTATCAAAATTAAAAAACGGTACTTTCAAAGGCGTTTTTGATTTACCAAAAGATGCATCTTACGAATTTAAGTATATAATTGACGGTGCTTACCTGAACGAGCCGGAAGCAGATTCTTTCAAATGGAATGATTTTGCAGGAGCAGAAAATGGAGTTTTAGAAGTCTAA
- a CDS encoding thymidylate synthase has protein sequence MKQYLDLVKHVLENGNQKGDRTGTGTKSVFGYQMRFDLAEGFPMVTTKKLHLKSIIHELLWFLKGDTNIKYLKDNGVKIWDAWADENGDLGPIYGHQWRNWNSEEIDQIADLIQELKTNPNSRRMLVSAWNPSVLPDTSISFAANVANNKAALPPCHAFFQFYVSDGKLSCQLYQRSADIFLGVPFNIASYALFTMMIAQVCDLKVGEFIHTFGDAHIYNNHFDQLELQLSRKPKALPKMILNPAIKNIFEFTYDDFTLENYEPHDLIKGSVAV, from the coding sequence ATGAAACAATACTTAGACTTAGTAAAACACGTTTTAGAAAACGGAAATCAAAAAGGAGACCGAACAGGAACGGGAACAAAAAGCGTTTTTGGTTACCAAATGCGTTTCGATTTGGCCGAAGGTTTTCCGATGGTGACCACCAAAAAATTACACCTCAAATCAATCATTCACGAATTGCTTTGGTTTTTGAAAGGCGACACCAATATCAAATATCTAAAGGACAACGGAGTAAAAATCTGGGATGCCTGGGCAGACGAAAATGGCGATTTAGGCCCAATTTACGGACACCAATGGCGCAACTGGAACAGCGAAGAAATAGACCAAATAGCTGACCTTATCCAAGAACTCAAAACCAATCCGAATAGCAGAAGAATGCTGGTTTCGGCTTGGAATCCAAGTGTTTTGCCAGATACTTCAATATCATTTGCAGCCAATGTGGCCAACAACAAAGCGGCTTTGCCTCCTTGTCACGCTTTCTTCCAGTTCTATGTTTCCGACGGAAAGTTATCTTGTCAACTGTACCAAAGAAGCGCCGATATTTTTCTTGGAGTGCCTTTCAACATTGCTTCTTATGCCTTGTTCACGATGATGATTGCCCAAGTTTGCGATTTGAAAGTGGGCGAATTCATTCACACTTTTGGCGATGCGCATATCTACAACAACCATTTTGATCAACTCGAATTGCAATTGTCGCGCAAACCAAAAGCATTGCCAAAAATGATTTTGAATCCTGCCATAAAAAACATTTTCGAATTTACTTATGACGATTTCACGCTAGAAAATTACGAACCACACGACCTAATCAAAGGAAGTGTTGCGGTGTAA
- a CDS encoding pyruvate dehydrogenase complex E1 component subunit beta — translation MRTIQFREAICEAMSEEMRRDESIYLMGEEVAEYNGAYKASKGMLAEFGEKRVIDTPIAELGFTGIAVGSAMNGCRPIVEYMTFNFALVGIDQIINNAAKMRQMTGGQFNVPIVFRGPTASAGQLGATHSQALENWFANTPGLKVVVPSNVYDAKGLLKAAIRDNDPVIFMESEQMYGDKGEVPDGEYTIPLGVADVKREGTDVTIVSFGKIIKEAFIAADELAKEGISCEIIDLRTVRPMDNQTILTSVKKTNRLVILEEAWPFASVSSEITYMVQEQAFDFLDAPIQRITTADTPAPYSPVLLKEWLPNSADVVKAVKKVLYKK, via the coding sequence ATGAGAACGATACAATTTAGAGAGGCTATTTGCGAAGCGATGAGCGAAGAAATGCGTCGCGACGAGTCAATATATTTAATGGGTGAAGAAGTTGCCGAATACAATGGTGCTTACAAAGCTTCAAAAGGAATGCTTGCCGAATTTGGCGAGAAAAGAGTAATTGACACTCCTATTGCAGAACTTGGTTTCACTGGAATTGCTGTGGGTTCGGCAATGAATGGTTGCAGACCGATTGTGGAATACATGACTTTCAACTTTGCTTTGGTTGGAATTGACCAGATTATAAATAATGCTGCCAAAATGCGTCAAATGACCGGAGGACAATTCAATGTGCCTATCGTTTTCCGTGGACCAACGGCTTCTGCAGGACAATTGGGAGCAACACACTCACAAGCTTTGGAAAACTGGTTTGCCAATACTCCGGGACTTAAAGTTGTCGTTCCATCTAATGTTTATGATGCTAAAGGACTTTTAAAAGCGGCTATTCGCGATAATGATCCGGTAATCTTCATGGAATCGGAACAAATGTACGGTGACAAAGGAGAAGTGCCGGATGGTGAATATACCATTCCACTAGGTGTTGCCGACGTGAAACGTGAAGGAACCGATGTAACCATCGTTTCTTTTGGAAAAATCATCAAAGAAGCTTTTATTGCTGCCGATGAATTGGCCAAAGAAGGAATTTCTTGCGAAATTATCGATTTAAGAACGGTTCGTCCAATGGATAATCAAACCATCCTGACTTCGGTTAAAAAAACAAACAGATTGGTAATTCTTGAAGAAGCTTGGCCTTTTGCAAGTGTTTCTTCAGAGATTACTTATATGGTTCAAGAACAAGCTTTTGATTTTCTTGATGCTCCAATTCAACGTATAACTACGGCAGATACTCCTGCTCCTTACTCGCCAGTATTGCTTAAAGAATGGTTGCCAAATTCAGCAGACGTTGTAAAAGCGGTAAAAAAAGTATTGTATAAAAAATAA
- a CDS encoding porin family protein produces MRKIIVLILLAIAIKGQAQNPNKLFGRDPIINLENFQKQRLYFGFYLGFNSYDFKIDYKTVSEDILIKKSTGFNVGLVADLKLQEYIRLRFEPGLHYTTRELNYPASYFPTTPTPSDMLRQVNSTYLHFPLLLKFLSLRTGNVRPYLLGGVSATLNLSSNSKSIDDNYEERFRVKPWTTNYELGFGIDIFSEYFIFSPSIRGVFGINDELIRDNNPDSPWTGNIESMKSRAVFINFTFH; encoded by the coding sequence ATGAGAAAAATAATCGTCTTAATTTTATTAGCCATAGCCATAAAAGGACAGGCACAGAATCCTAACAAATTATTCGGCAGAGACCCGATTATTAATCTGGAAAATTTCCAGAAACAACGATTGTATTTTGGTTTTTATCTCGGCTTCAACTCTTATGATTTCAAGATAGATTACAAAACGGTTAGCGAAGACATTCTCATAAAAAAAAGCACCGGTTTCAATGTGGGATTAGTGGCCGATTTGAAGCTTCAGGAATACATTCGTTTGCGTTTTGAACCTGGATTGCATTATACAACAAGAGAACTAAACTATCCTGCGAGTTATTTCCCGACAACACCTACGCCTTCGGATATGCTTCGGCAAGTAAACAGCACTTATCTTCATTTTCCGTTGCTACTCAAGTTTTTATCGCTCAGAACCGGAAATGTTCGGCCTTATTTGTTGGGAGGCGTTTCGGCAACCTTGAATTTGTCGAGCAATTCAAAATCGATAGACGACAATTATGAGGAACGCTTCCGGGTTAAACCTTGGACAACCAATTACGAACTAGGATTTGGTATCGATATTTTTTCGGAATATTTTATTTTCTCCCCTTCCATTAGAGGAGTTTTTGGAATTAATGACGAATTAATTCGCGACAATAATCCTGATAGTCCTTGGACAGGAAACATAGAATCGATGAAATCCAGGGCGGTTTTTATCAATTTTACTTTTCACTAG
- a CDS encoding TrmH family RNA methyltransferase: MVSKNQIKLITSLQQKKYRSSNQLFFAEGIKVIQEMLESNFELVHLFTTQNDFEEVSNGKRIIITESDLKKISALATPNTCLAVFKIPAEKKIIESGLILALDSIRDPGNLGTILRLCDWFGISQLICSKETVDIYNPKVVQATMGSIARVNVNYIDLENYVSQTKLPIFGTFMDGNNIYKTDLPKEGIIIMGNEANGISAELEKIIKNRLTIPRFGNIQKTESLNVATATAIILSEFRRG, translated from the coding sequence ATGGTTAGTAAAAACCAAATAAAACTTATAACGAGTTTACAACAAAAAAAATATCGATCTTCCAATCAATTGTTTTTTGCCGAAGGCATAAAGGTAATTCAAGAAATGTTAGAATCAAATTTTGAATTGGTTCATTTATTTACAACCCAAAACGATTTTGAGGAAGTTTCAAATGGCAAGAGAATTATAATTACGGAAAGTGATTTAAAAAAAATCAGCGCATTGGCAACACCAAATACCTGTTTGGCGGTTTTTAAAATACCTGCCGAAAAAAAAATTATCGAATCAGGATTAATTCTTGCCCTTGATTCCATTCGTGATCCCGGTAATTTAGGGACAATATTGCGATTGTGCGACTGGTTTGGCATCAGTCAATTAATTTGTTCGAAAGAAACAGTCGATATTTACAATCCAAAAGTGGTCCAGGCCACTATGGGTTCCATTGCAAGGGTCAACGTCAATTATATTGATTTGGAAAATTATGTCAGCCAAACCAAATTGCCGATTTTTGGAACTTTTATGGATGGAAACAATATTTATAAAACCGATTTACCGAAAGAGGGAATTATTATAATGGGAAATGAAGCCAATGGAATTTCGGCAGAACTTGAAAAAATAATTAAAAACAGGCTTACAATTCCTCGTTTTGGAAATATCCAAAAAACAGAAAGTCTGAATGTTGCCACTGCTACAGCTATTATATTAAGCGAGTTCCGTCGAGGATAA
- a CDS encoding electron transfer flavoprotein subunit beta/FixA family protein, protein MKILVCISHVPDTTSKINFTNGDSQFDANGVSFVINPNDEFGLTRALWFQEQQGATITVVNVGGPETEPTLRKALAIGANDAIRVNANPTDSFFVAKQLAEVIKNGAYDLVIAGKESLDYNGGMVPGMIAGILGYNFLNSCTEITVDGTNVKAIREIDGGRETVSTTLPLIIGGQKGLVEEKDLRIPNMRGIMTARTKPLTVVEAVETPINTKAVKFEKPAPKSAVKLVAADNLDELINLLHSEAKVI, encoded by the coding sequence ATGAAAATATTAGTTTGCATCAGTCACGTTCCTGATACTACTTCAAAAATTAATTTTACCAACGGTGATTCCCAATTTGACGCCAATGGTGTTTCATTTGTAATCAATCCGAATGACGAATTTGGTTTGACTCGTGCCCTCTGGTTTCAAGAACAACAAGGCGCAACGATTACCGTTGTCAATGTTGGCGGACCGGAAACCGAGCCTACTTTGAGAAAAGCATTGGCTATTGGAGCTAACGATGCGATTCGCGTGAATGCCAATCCAACAGACAGCTTCTTTGTTGCCAAACAACTGGCCGAAGTGATAAAAAACGGCGCTTACGACCTTGTCATTGCCGGAAAAGAATCATTGGATTACAATGGAGGAATGGTTCCTGGAATGATTGCTGGAATTTTGGGCTATAATTTTCTAAATTCTTGTACCGAAATAACCGTTGACGGGACAAATGTAAAAGCCATTCGCGAAATTGACGGCGGAAGAGAAACCGTTTCAACCACTTTGCCACTAATCATTGGTGGACAAAAAGGATTGGTTGAAGAAAAAGATTTAAGAATTCCGAATATGAGAGGAATCATGACAGCAAGAACAAAACCATTGACGGTAGTAGAAGCGGTTGAAACTCCAATAAATACCAAAGCAGTAAAGTTTGAAAAACCGGCTCCAAAATCAGCCGTGAAATTAGTTGCCGCCGATAACTTGGACGAATTAATCAATTTATTACACAGCGAAGCCAAAGTTATATAG
- a CDS encoding 2TM domain-containing protein codes for MEKDQQELYEYARKRIKQKKGLYFHFVLFLLGSIFLAIANYFLVFGYTSNWSVWVITAWLFLFIMHFIKVFITDRFMNKDWEREQISRLVAQQQRKIDQLQTKVDDETSIKPV; via the coding sequence ATGGAAAAAGACCAACAAGAACTATATGAATATGCAAGAAAAAGAATAAAACAAAAAAAAGGACTCTATTTCCATTTTGTCTTGTTCTTGTTGGGAAGTATTTTTTTAGCGATTGCCAATTATTTTTTGGTATTTGGTTATACGTCGAATTGGTCTGTATGGGTAATCACGGCTTGGCTTTTCCTGTTTATCATGCATTTTATAAAAGTATTTATCACGGATCGTTTCATGAATAAAGATTGGGAAAGAGAACAAATAAGCAGGCTGGTTGCCCAACAACAAAGAAAAATCGACCAATTGCAAACGAAGGTAGACGACGAAACCTCAATCAAACCCGTATAG
- a CDS encoding electron transfer flavoprotein subunit alpha/FixB family protein, with the protein MSILIYAESAEGKFRKVAFELASYAKKVAESLGTTVTAVTINAGDVSELSKYGVDKVLKVTNDKLAGFSAKAYADVIKQAAQKESTKVVLLSSTTDSIYLAPLVAVSLEAGFASNVVGLPVSTSPFQVKRNAFSNKAFNITEISTDVKIIGLAKNSYGIFESASNLAEEDFNPTIGDNDFGIKVESVEKVSGKISLADADIVVSGGRGLKGPENWGMIEELADVLGAATACSKPVSDLDWRPHGEHVGQTGKPVAANLYIAIGISGAIQHIAGINSSKVKVVINTDPEAPFFKVADYGIVGDAFDVVPRLIEKLKAFKASHS; encoded by the coding sequence ATGTCTATATTAATATATGCGGAATCCGCAGAAGGAAAATTCAGGAAAGTAGCTTTCGAATTGGCTTCTTATGCAAAAAAAGTAGCCGAATCATTAGGAACAACCGTTACGGCCGTTACCATAAATGCCGGAGATGTTTCAGAATTGTCAAAATACGGAGTCGATAAAGTATTGAAAGTGACCAACGACAAACTGGCTGGTTTTTCTGCAAAAGCTTATGCCGATGTCATCAAGCAAGCTGCCCAAAAAGAATCCACAAAAGTGGTTCTACTTTCTTCAACCACCGACAGCATTTACCTTGCACCGCTTGTTGCCGTTTCCTTGGAAGCCGGTTTTGCTTCGAACGTGGTGGGATTGCCCGTGAGCACTTCGCCATTTCAAGTAAAAAGAAATGCTTTTTCAAACAAGGCTTTCAACATCACCGAAATTAGCACCGACGTGAAAATTATTGGTCTAGCAAAGAATTCATACGGAATTTTCGAAAGCGCATCAAATTTAGCCGAAGAAGATTTCAACCCAACCATTGGCGACAATGATTTTGGGATAAAAGTGGAATCGGTCGAAAAAGTTTCAGGAAAAATTTCCCTTGCCGATGCCGACATCGTGGTTTCAGGAGGTCGTGGTTTAAAAGGACCTGAAAACTGGGGAATGATTGAAGAATTGGCTGACGTACTTGGAGCTGCGACTGCCTGTTCGAAACCCGTATCGGATTTAGACTGGAGACCTCACGGAGAACACGTGGGACAAACCGGAAAACCAGTTGCCGCCAATTTATACATTGCCATAGGAATTTCGGGAGCGATTCAACATATAGCAGGAATCAACTCCTCGAAAGTAAAAGTGGTCATCAATACCGATCCAGAAGCACCCTTTTTTAAAGTGGCCGACTATGGAATTGTTGGAGATGCTTTTGATGTCGTACCGAGATTAATCGAAAAGCTAAAAGCATTTAAAGCATCACATTCTTAA
- a CDS encoding dihydrofolate reductase has protein sequence MIIMIAAVAENNALGKNNDLLWHLPNDFKRFKEVTSGHYIIMGRKTFESFPKPLPNRTHVIVTRQQDFEHEGCIVAQDIEKAIAACPKNEDIYIIGGGEIYAQSILFADQLDITLVHNSFDADVYFPEIDLEIWELTTEKFNPKDEKHLFDYTFQTFGRRK, from the coding sequence ATGATAATTATGATTGCGGCTGTTGCCGAAAATAACGCTTTAGGCAAAAACAATGATTTGCTTTGGCATTTGCCCAACGACTTCAAACGCTTCAAAGAAGTCACCTCAGGACATTATATAATTATGGGAAGAAAAACTTTCGAAAGTTTCCCAAAACCTTTACCTAACAGGACTCACGTAATTGTAACCCGACAACAGGATTTTGAACACGAAGGCTGCATCGTGGCACAAGATATTGAAAAAGCCATTGCTGCTTGTCCAAAAAACGAAGACATCTATATAATTGGCGGTGGCGAAATATACGCACAATCCATCCTTTTTGCCGATCAACTTGACATCACGCTCGTTCATAATTCTTTTGATGCCGATGTTTATTTCCCAGAAATTGATCTTGAAATTTGGGAATTAACTACCGAAAAATTCAATCCGAAAGACGAAAAACACCTTTTTGATTATACTTTTCAAACTTTCGGCAGAAGAAAATAA
- a CDS encoding HIT family protein, whose translation MPTPASECLYCQNNETLHNLMIKIGDLEVSQLFLFKEQSYTGRCNVVYKDHGVELHELSDDQRDAFMRDVAKTAKAIAAAFNPTKINYGAYADTLSHLHMHVVPKYKDGYGFGGIFEMNPQKTTLSDAEYAEVIEKIKAGL comes from the coding sequence ATGCCAACACCCGCTTCAGAATGTTTGTATTGTCAAAACAACGAAACATTACACAATTTAATGATCAAAATCGGTGATTTAGAAGTATCACAACTCTTCTTGTTCAAAGAGCAATCGTACACAGGCCGTTGCAATGTAGTTTATAAAGATCACGGCGTGGAGCTTCACGAATTGAGCGATGACCAACGTGATGCTTTTATGCGTGATGTTGCCAAAACAGCCAAAGCCATCGCAGCAGCATTCAACCCAACAAAAATTAACTATGGCGCTTATGCCGACACTTTATCGCATTTGCATATGCACGTAGTGCCTAAATATAAAGATGGATATGGTTTTGGGGGTATTTTCGAAATGAACCCACAAAAAACCACACTTTCTGACGCAGAATATGCCGAAGTAATTGAGAAAATTAAAGCTGGATTATAG